The following coding sequences lie in one Stenotrophomonas rhizophila genomic window:
- a CDS encoding alkene reductase: protein MTSSSDGPLFTPTRLGAIAVANRIAMAPLTRNRAIEGRVPNPLAIQYYEQRASAGLIIAEATQISPLGQGYLDTPGIYSQGQIDAWKKVTDAVHARGGKIVLQLWHVGRISHTSLLPDGEVPVAPSALPAKAKTFTSKGFEDVSAPRALELSEIPALVQDYRQAARNAITAGFDGVEVHAANGYLIDQFLRDGSNQRTDEYGGSIENRTRLLDEVVRAIASEIGPERTGVRLSPVTPANDAHDSQPQPLFERAVERLDAIGPLAFIHVIEGATGGPRDNIAFDYQALRAKFKGAWIANNGYTKDTAEAAIASGYADVIAFGRPFIANPDLVERLRLGVALSDLDPDTLYGGGSRGYTDYPSVSGA, encoded by the coding sequence ATGACTTCTTCCAGTGACGGCCCCCTGTTCACCCCCACCCGGCTCGGTGCGATTGCGGTCGCCAACCGCATCGCGATGGCCCCGCTTACCCGCAACCGTGCCATCGAAGGGCGCGTGCCCAATCCCCTGGCGATCCAGTACTACGAACAGCGCGCCAGCGCGGGCCTGATCATTGCCGAGGCCACCCAGATCAGCCCGCTGGGCCAGGGCTATCTGGACACGCCCGGCATCTACAGCCAGGGCCAGATCGACGCCTGGAAGAAGGTCACCGACGCCGTGCATGCACGCGGCGGCAAGATCGTGCTGCAGTTGTGGCACGTGGGCCGCATCTCGCACACCAGCCTGCTGCCCGACGGCGAGGTCCCGGTAGCCCCGAGTGCGTTGCCGGCCAAGGCCAAGACCTTCACCAGCAAGGGCTTCGAGGATGTCTCGGCGCCGCGCGCACTGGAGCTGTCCGAAATCCCCGCGTTGGTCCAGGACTACCGCCAGGCCGCCCGCAACGCGATCACCGCCGGCTTCGACGGCGTCGAAGTGCACGCCGCCAACGGCTACCTGATCGACCAGTTTCTGCGCGACGGCAGCAACCAGCGCACCGACGAATACGGTGGCAGCATCGAAAACCGCACCCGTCTGCTCGACGAGGTGGTCCGTGCGATCGCCTCGGAGATCGGTCCCGAGCGCACCGGCGTGCGCCTGTCCCCGGTGACCCCGGCCAACGACGCCCACGATTCGCAGCCGCAGCCGTTGTTCGAACGCGCCGTGGAGCGCCTGGATGCGATTGGCCCGCTGGCCTTCATCCACGTCATCGAAGGCGCCACCGGCGGCCCGCGCGACAATATCGCGTTCGATTACCAGGCACTGCGGGCGAAGTTCAAGGGCGCGTGGATCGCCAACAACGGCTACACCAAGGACACCGCCGAGGCCGCCATCGCGTCCGGCTACGCCGACGTGATCGCCTTCGGCCGTCCGTTCATCGCCAACCCCGACCTGGTTGAACGCCTGCGCCTGGGCGTTGCGCTGTCCGACCTGGACCCGGACACGCTGTACGGCGGCGGCTCGCGCGGTTACACCGATTACCCGAGCGTCTCCGGCGCATGA
- a CDS encoding SDR family NAD(P)-dependent oxidoreductase, translated as MIDYQLKGKVAIVTGGVSGIGLAAAELLAASGAAVAVWDLKDEAVQKTAEALRAKGVKAIGIALDVTDEKAVEAAVQRTVQELGGLHIAVNNAGIGGPSATSGDYPVDGWKRVIDVNLTSVFLCQRAQIQAMRNGGKGGSIINMASILGQVGFNNSAAYVAAKHGVVGLTQTAAWEHAGDRIRVNAVGPGFIATPLLDKMDPTVKQALESKHALGRLGQPDEVAALVAWLASDDASFATGTYYAIDGGYLAQ; from the coding sequence ATGATTGATTATCAGCTCAAGGGCAAGGTGGCGATCGTGACCGGTGGCGTGTCCGGCATCGGCCTGGCCGCCGCCGAACTGCTTGCGGCATCCGGCGCAGCGGTGGCGGTGTGGGATCTGAAGGACGAGGCGGTGCAGAAGACGGCCGAAGCGCTGCGCGCCAAGGGCGTCAAGGCGATCGGCATCGCGCTGGACGTGACCGACGAGAAGGCCGTGGAAGCGGCGGTACAGCGCACCGTGCAGGAACTGGGCGGGCTGCACATCGCCGTCAACAACGCCGGCATCGGCGGGCCGTCGGCGACCAGTGGCGACTACCCGGTGGACGGCTGGAAGCGCGTGATCGACGTCAATCTCACCAGCGTGTTCCTGTGCCAGCGTGCGCAGATCCAGGCCATGCGCAACGGCGGCAAGGGCGGCAGCATCATCAACATGGCGTCCATCCTGGGGCAGGTGGGGTTCAACAATTCCGCTGCCTACGTGGCGGCCAAGCACGGGGTGGTCGGGTTGACCCAGACCGCGGCGTGGGAGCATGCCGGCGACAGAATCCGGGTCAATGCCGTGGGCCCCGGTTTCATTGCCACGCCGCTGCTGGACAAGATGGATCCGACGGTCAAGCAGGCGCTGGAAAGCAAGCACGCACTGGGCCGTCTCGGCCAGCCCGATGAGGTCGCCGCGCTGGTGGCGTGGCTGGCCAGCGACGATGCCTCGTTCGCCACCGGCACCTATTACGCCATCGACGGCGGCTACCTGGCGCAGTAA
- a CDS encoding MgtC/SapB family protein: MGLEQDLSILLRIAAAMVFGGLIGIEREMGKHAAGLRTHMLIAGAAALIVGLGDSIAEHFQQERYRDLLQVDPVRLIEAVVACVGFVAAGTILRGSRDDQVSGLTTASSLIMSASIGIAVGIGEYVIAIGVSILCLIVLAVFSRIAKKLEAS; this comes from the coding sequence ATGGGACTGGAACAGGATCTATCGATACTGCTGCGGATTGCCGCAGCCATGGTGTTTGGTGGCTTGATCGGCATCGAGCGCGAGATGGGCAAGCACGCAGCCGGGCTGCGCACGCACATGCTGATTGCCGGCGCGGCTGCCTTGATCGTGGGCCTGGGCGACAGCATCGCCGAACACTTCCAGCAGGAGCGCTATCGCGACCTGCTGCAGGTGGATCCGGTGCGCCTGATCGAAGCGGTGGTGGCCTGCGTTGGCTTCGTTGCCGCCGGCACCATCCTGCGCGGGTCGCGCGATGACCAGGTCAGCGGCCTGACCACGGCCAGCTCGCTGATCATGTCGGCGTCGATCGGCATCGCGGTGGGCATCGGCGAGTACGTCATCGCCATCGGGGTCAGCATTCTGTGTCTGATCGTGCTGGCCGTGTTCAGTCGGATTGCCAAAAAACTGGAGGCGTCATGA